A single genomic interval of Pseudarthrobacter chlorophenolicus A6 harbors:
- a CDS encoding GatB/YqeY domain-containing protein, whose product MTLKERLKEDVVAHMKAGHKTALTTVRNVLGEISTKEKAGKTPIELDDVQVTSLLQKEAAKRRDTARIYTEAGQGDRAAAEITEAEIIEAYLPKALTRDEVEVIVDEAINALKADGQELSMRSIGAVMKPVTAKVAGRFDGKTVSEIVRGRLS is encoded by the coding sequence ATGACGCTCAAGGAGCGCCTGAAAGAAGACGTCGTCGCCCACATGAAGGCCGGCCACAAGACCGCCCTGACGACCGTACGCAATGTCCTGGGAGAGATCAGCACCAAGGAGAAGGCCGGCAAGACGCCGATCGAGCTGGACGACGTCCAGGTGACGTCGCTGCTGCAGAAGGAAGCTGCCAAGCGCCGCGACACCGCCCGCATCTACACCGAAGCAGGCCAGGGCGACCGGGCCGCGGCCGAGATCACCGAAGCGGAGATCATCGAGGCGTACCTGCCCAAGGCGCTCACCCGGGACGAGGTCGAAGTGATCGTCGACGAGGCCATCAACGCGCTGAAGGCCGACGGCCAGGAGCTCTCCATGCGTTCCATCGGCGCAGTAATGAAGCCGGTCACCGCCAAGGTCGCCGGACGCTTCGACGGCAAGACGGTCAGCGAAATCGTCCGCGGACGCCTGAGCTAA